In the Thermoleophilaceae bacterium genome, one interval contains:
- a CDS encoding lactate 2-monooxygenase, whose protein sequence is MSDPSVPFGNYQFEIYLEGMGGKVPDLPTTFAELEERAREKLSAEAFGYVAGGAGEEITVRENRAAFDRWRIVPRMLVDVSERDLRTSVLGTDMPAPVMLAPVGVMSIVHEEAERPVARAARELGLPMVLSNAASTTMEDVAEELGDAPRWFQLYWPTNNDLAASFVARAKDAGYSAIVVTLDTRLLAWRPRDLSRAYLPFLKGEGVANYLQDPVFRAALEKPPEEDLQAAIGLWATLFSNPHLSWDDLDFLQAHTDLPIVLKGVLHAEDARRAVDAGVDGLIVSNHGGRQVDGSIAALEALPEVVDAVPDDFPVLFDSGIRTGADVMKAIALGARAVLVGRPYVWGLGLGGEQGVQQVLRGLLADFDLTLALSGYTKPSDVGHEALRRADAL, encoded by the coding sequence ATGAGCGACCCCTCGGTGCCGTTCGGCAACTACCAGTTCGAGATCTACCTCGAGGGCATGGGCGGCAAGGTGCCGGACCTGCCCACCACCTTCGCCGAGCTCGAAGAAAGAGCGCGCGAGAAGCTGTCGGCCGAGGCGTTCGGCTACGTGGCCGGCGGGGCCGGCGAGGAGATCACCGTGCGCGAGAACCGCGCCGCCTTCGACCGCTGGCGGATCGTCCCGCGGATGCTCGTTGACGTGAGCGAGCGGGACCTGCGCACCAGCGTGCTCGGCACCGACATGCCGGCGCCGGTAATGCTCGCCCCAGTCGGGGTGATGTCGATCGTGCACGAGGAGGCCGAGCGTCCCGTCGCGCGCGCGGCGCGCGAGCTGGGCCTGCCGATGGTGCTCAGCAACGCCGCCTCCACCACGATGGAGGACGTGGCGGAGGAGCTCGGCGATGCGCCGCGCTGGTTCCAGCTCTACTGGCCCACCAACAACGACCTCGCGGCGAGCTTCGTCGCGCGCGCGAAGGACGCGGGCTACAGCGCGATCGTCGTCACGCTCGACACCCGCCTCCTGGCCTGGCGCCCGCGCGACCTCTCGCGCGCCTACCTGCCGTTCCTGAAGGGCGAAGGCGTGGCCAACTACCTGCAGGACCCCGTGTTCCGGGCGGCGCTCGAGAAGCCGCCGGAGGAGGACCTCCAGGCCGCGATCGGGCTATGGGCCACGCTGTTCTCGAATCCGCATCTGAGCTGGGACGACCTCGACTTCCTCCAGGCCCACACCGACCTGCCAATCGTGCTGAAGGGAGTGCTGCACGCCGAGGACGCCCGCCGCGCCGTGGACGCCGGGGTGGACGGGCTGATCGTGTCGAACCACGGAGGCCGCCAGGTGGACGGCTCGATTGCCGCGCTCGAGGCCCTGCCCGAGGTGGTGGACGCCGTGCCGGACGACTTTCCCGTGCTCTTCGACAGCGGGATCCGCACCGGCGCGGACGTGATGAAAGCGATCGCGCTCGGCGCGCGGGCGGTGCTCGTGGGCCGCCCCTACGTCTGGGGTCTCGGCCTCGGGGGCGAGCAGGGCGTGCAGCAGGTGCTCCGCGGCCTGCTCGCGGACTTCGATCTCACGCTCGCGCTGAGCGGCTACACCAAGCCGTCAGACGTGGGGCACGAGGCGCTCCGGCGCGCCGACGCTCTCTAG